A stretch of Mya arenaria isolate MELC-2E11 chromosome 14, ASM2691426v1 DNA encodes these proteins:
- the LOC128216428 gene encoding uncharacterized protein LOC128216428 isoform X1, which translates to MSFFVQLLAFHIVHGTFALGTLYKSTASCFGVTSPASNFMSSSCPPGEVIAIKTFTVAYKTAALNCTLDNVRIQNQFQLCCSNITEQDCQMSYNIHPNNAVQYIENCNGRRSCNVMATSVISQECIGIPDHYPNYMHINYYCIPETSILSSMSGTITSTSLGPHVYLQSPGFNNVQKIPSGKSLTCSVHTCDMGSKLSITLWQIVMENKWGQCQQRLIVRRPDGIIIGIWNCQNNTASPKTLQTSEQYLIIQLENSLTSDLGSFWLGFAGSSPDGRVTVSCPPETNPCAGVSSTKYSTSTPMTTTTKATTTMDSTTTPMTPTTTTTTTTTTTTTTTTTTDSTSTPMTPTTTTTTTTTDSTSTPMVTTSTTTATASISTTAGQSSTSNITEENTTSIINVETLSNSKTTLGSTLLDTSTTPKHKKGLRNASIGIVVGGVAGFGLIPFMLSIVFIRRRINNGKAHRTAQASESNRNTNGTTNPSYAPSSSSYCMVGRIAGDAS; encoded by the exons ATGAGTTTTTTCGTGCAATTGCTGGCTTTTCATATTGTCCATG GGACTTTTGCCCTTGGTACTTTATACAAAAGCACCGCTTCTTGTTTCGGCGTTACCTCACCAGCAAGTAATTTTATGTCTTCTTCGTGTCCACCGGGAGAAGTAATTGCAATAAAGACTTTTACCGTCGCCTACAAAACAGCGGCACTGAATTGCACTTTGGACAACGTTCGCATCCAAAATCAGTTTCAACTTTGTTGTTCGAACATAACCGAACAAGACTGCCAAATGTCATATAATATTCATCCCAATAATGCAGTTCAGTATATAGAAAATTGCAATGGTAGGCGTAGTTGCAACGTGATGGCTACTAGTGTTATATCACAGGAATGTATTGGAATACCTGACCACTATCCAAACTACATGCATATAAACTACTATTGCATACCTG agACGAGTATTCTTAGCAGCATGTCAGGAACGATAACCTCTACGAGCTTAGGGCcgcatgtttatctgcaaagtCCCGGTTTCAACAACGTTCAGAAGATCCCGTCGGGAAAATCTCTGACTTGCTCTGTCCACACGTGTGATATGGGCTCAAAACTATCTATAACACTGTGGCAGATTGTGATGGAAAACAA GTGGGGTCAATGCCAACAAAGACTTATTGTGAGACGACCCGACGGTATCATTATCGGTATTTGGAACTGTCAAAATAACACAGCTTCGCCGAAAACATTGCAAACAAGCGAACAGTATCTTATCATTCAGCTAGAGAACAGCCTTACATCTGATTTGGGCTCGTTTTGGCTAGGATTTGCTG GATCCTCCCCGGATGGTAGGGTAACAGTCTCGTGTCCTCCTGAAACGAATCCATGTGCTGGTGTCTCTTCAACAAAATATTCAACATCGACACCTATGACGACCACCAccaaagcaacaacaacaatggatTCAACAACTACACCAATGACGCCGaccaccacaaccacaaccactaccaccaccaccacaacaacaacaacaacaacagattcAACATCTACACCAATGACGccgaccaccaccaccaccacaacaacaacagattcAACATCTACACCAATGGTGACGACGTCCACCACCACAGCAACAGCATCGATCTCAACGACTGCTGGACAATCCAGCACTTCAAATATAACAGAAGAGAATACAACATCAATAATAAATGTAGAAACTTTATCCAATTCGAAAACAACTTTGGGGTCAACACTATTGGACACATCAACTAcaccaaaacataaaaaag GTTTGAGGAACGCAAGTATTGGTATCGTCGTAGGAGGAGTAGCGGGTTTTGGTCTTATTCCTTTTATGCTTTCGATCGTTTTTATTCGAAGGAGGATAAATAATGGAAAGGCACATCGAACTGCACAAGCATCAG AATCAAATAGGAATACCAACGGAACGACAAACCCTAGTTACGC ACCTTCAAGTTCATCATACTGCATGGTTGGTAGAATTGCCGGGGACGCAAGCTAA